TTCCTCTCTAGTGCCAGTATACAGAGATTTTGAATGGGTACGTTTGCCCACAAATGTTATCGTCACTGGCGATGTCTTCAAGTTACAGGTTGGAGATGTATTTCCATGCGACTGCAAACGCATAAGGTTTGATCAGGGGACCCTAGAGATTATGGACACAGTTTTTAAATGCGGAAGCACATGTGACTCTGTTTCATCAGAAGCAAGTAAGAGCGATGAGAATAGACTAAATGAATCGTCAATGGTCCATATCGATGGCACATTTATAGCGCAATCAGATGCGTGCATTACACAATTGGAAAGTTTTTTAGATGCCAAGAAAAGGAGTCAATATAAAAGAACAAGGGGAAATGGGTCTAGAATGGACAATGTAAAAAGTACAGAACCTGATTCCCCAATGGTATCCGGAGAGAGAGTTTCTTGCAATCCAAACGAGAGTAATAGACAGGCAAAGAGAAAATCTGTCTGGAATTTGGATGATACAACCCATATTTTGGATAGAAAAATAACGGTACGTAGCCTAATATGCTATTTTACAGTGTCATTGCTCACGGCTGTACTTCATGTTCTCTGGAGAAGTGGAAAGTTTCAAACTCTTGCTATAGTAATAGCCAGACTCTTTATCTGTCTAGTGTTCCCAGGATTTGAACCCATTATAAATCTTTGTGACATTTGGGGAAATGTAAAACTCCAGTCGTTATTTCACTGGTATCAGGATCAAAGGTATAAAGATGAGATTAATCCAGAACAAAGTGTTTCATCTTCAAGCCTAGTTAGCGGTTCATCTGTAGATTCTGTTGATACAGAAATGGCTGCTGATCAAATCCCACTTTCCAACCAACTAAAAGAGCTAAGCACAGTGTTTAAGAGAGGACTGGACGGTGAAGGAAGCCTAATTAAAACACTGAGTTCTGTGACACTCTTGTGTTTTGTAGATGATATAGGAATATTAACAGAGGGATATGCATCTCCACAAGAGATTTGTATTGTAAAGGATCCAAGTATTGAAAAGCCATCTGTTGAGGGAGGAGCCGGTTTTGATTCTATATCCAGAACGGATAATTTTTATAAAGGTGAGGAGGGACTGCAAACATTTAGAGGAAGTAATGATACTGTATCATATGAAAAAAACCGTTTTAACTCGCTGGATACATCTAAATCTAGCatagaatcatcaaaataCAAACTAGATCCAACGTTTCCTACAGAGTGTCCGGTGGACCATAGGGCACATGGTAAAGTTAGCTTTGACAAAAAGTATGAGTTTGAGCGTAATAATTCTAAATTCTCGTTTAAAGACGAGGGATATGATGACAAGGAAGATCTTGTAATATTGGACGTATTTAGTGATCCTGGAGACTTTGGAAAACATTACATCAGACTTACAAATTCCTTTGAGCGTTCTTGTATGCCAAAATTACGTCCTCTAACTTTTGCAATGGCCCTCACCCAATTTCCAAGATACAAGGCACTTTCCAATTTGAGGACTCCTACGGAACTCCTTTATGCATACCTTGGAAGACTTGCAAACTCTGactttacaaactttacaGATTGCCAATGCACATTAGCTGGATCTGTTGGTTTACGTCGTTCCTTCATAAGAAGATTTAGGTTGCTTCGCTTTATTGTATTGCATGATGAATCTTACGGTGACGATGGTAAGATCCTCCTCTTTTTTTTCCGGGATTTTAGGAAACAAATTGTACAAATGATTGTAAAATGTGATATCAATGTGATTCTAGACAAGCATGTGAATTTTCACTGCAATAAGGAAATTGTCCCAGTAACTCCAAACTTGTCAAGAAAACTAAAGGATTTAAGTATGCAATGGGTTTCTTCCGGAATGTCTCCATTAGCGTATGCATATAAACCCATTCATGTAGAGGAATTTAATCTTTTAATGACTCTCGTTCCATTTGTATCAGTGTACAATATACGCAATTTTGATTCCACTCGCAAAGGTGCTGAATCTAAAAGATACAAAACTTATTTGCGCATGAGAGAAGATGATGCATTAGGAATGTATTATGAAAAATCATTGCgtttgaaaaatttgcatgataatgaagaagttgtaGAGGATGCAGAACATGATGGTAATTATAGGCGCCGTGTCCTGTCCAGATATGTAGGTGAAATGGTTACTTCATGTATCAAAAATTCTATTCTTTTGGGTGTAACAGCTTCAAAGCGAGAATTCCCCAAAGAGGTTCCAAATAGAATAAAAGATTTTCACGATGCTGGTATAAGATTTGTTTACTTTTCCAAACACGGTGAAAAGAAGACTAGGATCTTTGGAAGTCTTTTAGGATTGGAAACCAGTTGGAATTCAATGATTAGTCTTTCGGCATCAGACAAAACATTTATCAACCAGGAAGGTCGTATGGTCCTTCCAAATGGTATAGAAAACATTAGACAACATATTGAGGAAGTTGACGATATTCCACTTCAGGTTTCTCTATTTTACAACTGTACACCATCAAACACTGCAGAAATGTTGAACATTTTGAGAGATAGTGGAGAAACTATAATGTGTATTGGTGGAGGTTTAACGCCATCGAATTTTAATTTATTTAAAGAGGCGAATTGTTCCATTTGTGTTGCCCTGGGATATCACCCAGTGTGCAGATTTTGTAAAGGTAAAAGATGGGAAGGTGTAGCAAAAGCCCATATTTTCGATGATCCTGTACCAGAATTTAGACTTTCTGCGGCTCTTACAAGTTTACCATGCGCGTTGCAGACATGGCAAGTATTTAGAGTTGCTGATCCATATTTTGTAATGGAGATGCTTTTTGAGGTTTTCAAGGAGGCCAGACATATGGCGATGAACATGCAAGAAGGTGGCGCATTTATTAGATTGGCATATCACGCACTTGTTTGGATGATGTTTGTTGAAGCGGCCCTCGGTATTCCTCATATTTTACAGGTTAGTTTTTTACAAAAGTGTGATCATAGGGAGGTCACTTTGGTAGTAATTTATGATATTCACAACTATGAAAATTTAATGACTAAAGGGATAAAGTCTTGGAAAGACGGGTTGTTTTCCATTTCACATCATAAAATCTCTTTgtactccagtagactctcCATAGAGATCATTCGAGAgattctgtggatactttctctgacggtgagctagttgtgagggaggatgaatggttgtctagggagtaaaGTACTggtatgctccctttggtcgcattgagactctcatggatctcagtTTTAAaagagcatactctctgaacatggaggatgagaTCAGACTATGGTAGAAAGAGGGAACTGTAATTTCTATTCCTGAGGGATTTCTCTGATAACTCTGGTCCATAACCTTATCAATAATGGCAGATCCACAAGTAACCATTAATCTCTCAGAAAAGCCAAATAATGGAAGTACTACTCATGGATATACTACCGGAGGTAGGACTATTCAAGTCACAAAATCCGAAGAACCTAGTGGATCTGACTTCTACAGGTACACTCATCAGGATAAGGAATCTGGAGGACAGGAACCATTCAACCTTGAGAAAATACTAAATGATACTAGTAGTCCTATTCCAGGGATTCCTCCTAAAGGATCCGATGATAAGGTAACCTCAGTTTcagcttattactggaagtATGAGAATAATGGTGGCCTACCTAAGAAGCTTCTCTTGATAGGAGTTACCACTGATATGCTTGGAACTAAGTATTATGGCAATAGAAAGAGTGATGGTGGTAATAAGTGGATTGGGCTTGGTCAAAATTCTAAACCTGAACTCATCAATGATGATATTGAAAGGACACTAGATGATCTGGTTTGTTCAAACTGTGATGCGGTTACCATAGATCTTAGCAAGGGCACATCCATGGGTGGTGACAAGCCATACTGTTGCCGGTGTAAGCACCATAGTAATGGTAGTGATCAACGAAAGATCTCTGTTACTAAAGGGGAGATAAGAGTAAATGGTTCCAAAAGTGCTGAttactacaaacatgagataaagaatggagataaagtTGCAAAGATAAGGTACTATCTTGACGGTGAAGGTCTTCAGAAGACTAATGATCCAAAGAAAAGAAGGCGTATAAAGATTCCTAGACTAGGTTTTCCAACCTCTAGAATACAAGCTGTATCTGCATTTTACTGCGGAGGAAATCCAGTACTAATCTATGTTGATTCTGGCAAAGGTCATGCAGCTACTGGTTGGTACCATAAGTCCACTAATAGTAATGATAATGGCAATGAGAATTGGACAGAAGTAAAGGATCTCAGTGGTGTAACACCAGAAACCATTACTGAATGTaacaaatataacaaacTTGCTAAGGAATTAAGTTGTGCAAGTGAAGTAATATGTCTTAAACCACCACCTCCTACTCCTAAAGAACCTGGTCATTCTGGATCTACTGAAGCTTCTCAACCTGGTGCTAGTAATGCTAGTGCTACTGCTGGATCTCTTGATGGTGTTCAATCTAGAGGAGGCTCTGGTACTGCTACTATTCCCAGTCCACCTACCATTACTAATTCTgaatctactactactcctgctGCTGGTGGAGTACAAGGCCCTGGTAATGATGCTAATCCATCTGGTTGTGATCCTGGAATTAAGGATCCCAGTGCTCTAGTTACTCATTGTAAAGGTAAAGAAATGTCTGCTGTTCTAGGTCTACAAGCTGAAGTTACTGATGAAACTGGTGGAAAAGGTGATGCTACTCATGCTGGAGGTTCTCAATctagtgaagatgatgatggtaaaaatggtgaaaTAGGAGATTCTGGTAAAGGTGAAAAGGGTGAAGAAGGATCTACTGGTGATGATCAAGATGGTCCTAGACCTACTCAAAAGGATGGTGAATCTGCTCCTATTGTTGCTACTACTACCGTCGCTGCTACTGGTACCACCGCTCTAGCTGGATATGTCTCTTCAGGTGTTTTTGCCGGAGCAGGTTCTCTTACTGGCTTTGGTTGGTGGTTGTACAAACGTTCTAatggagatccttgggttagacatGGGTATTCTATAgtgtttaaagaatgtaccatattgagtatgcGTAGACTCTTACCTGGACTTCtaaccattcatccatactgaccattctgctcacaccagttgagacatgatggagtactactattATGGTGgctatggaaggatgaatgagtaggATAGAGAGATAGAGAAGTGAAGATGGAGGAACTAGTGTACTAGACTGTGAGtgaagatggaggatgacaaaaaattacaaaattcTGGATATTGATCCATTAGAGTGGCAGACAAATAAAGGTATAAAAAATGAAACTATGAAGTatattatggatataattCTCAGAAGTACACATCTGATTCAGATGGAGGCCTGTCTTTTGTTTTATCTGCAATATTGTACAAGGACAAACTATTACCGGGAATCATACCATATCCTATTCCTGTCCAAACTGTTTTCACCTACAGAACTTATGAAGGTAAAATCCTGTTGATACGTCTGCAAGGAAAGGGTACTCAGACTTACTATTTTAATCCAGATACAAATGAAGACGTGGAAAAAgttatattttccaaatttgttGTTTCCAACACTCCTTTTGATAAGAACGATGTTTATGAAATACTACAGAATATAAGTGAGAATTCAGGGTTAGACTTAGTTAAACTAAACCAACGTAAAAACCATATTGCAATCGAGCTACTTGGAGAAAATGACATAATATTTGATCTTACTCACAAGCCTCCAAAGCATACATACATCTCAGAAATAACAAATATACAACTTACCATTTCTAGTTATAGAGATATAGGTGGATTCATAAAGATCCAACATATTCCGACTTCTTATACTCAATTTAGAGTACTTGGTATTAGGCTCAAAGGTAGTGACTATATGAAGGTGAAGGGAGGTTTTCCAAATTATCTAATCACAGAATTTTATGTTTACTATGGAAACTCCGATCACAACCACATTTACCCTCTTCtgatagatttaaaggTAGTCCCAGGTGCTATTGATTCTAGTGGTTATATTCCCAGTCGGTACTACATCACAAAAAATACTTTAGAGGGTAAATGGGACATTAGAAAAGTGGGTTCAgttattgatgaaaaaactGAACTTGGACAGATACTCCAGAATATAGCCACAAACGAAAAACTTAATATTGTTTTAATGGGTGAAAACATTAAGAATAAACTTTATGATATAAGGAACGGATTGCCAATAGATCTGACTCAGACCACAGCGGGAGATATTGGATACACTGGCACATATATATCTGATGAAGTTTATATTCCTTATAAGAAGGAGACATCTTATAATGCATACTCCTATAGCATTAGACATGCTTACAACATCCCAAGATTTCCTATCAAGAGTATAAATACATCAGAGGGAACTATTTCTGGAAAGCAACTTCCTCTACTTAATACAATGTTTTGGAAGATAAATGTCTACTGTAAGAGTAATTCCTATAATGATCCAGTTCTCATAGAGCTAATAGGTCTCTACAATAATAATCGTGATGCTACTGAATCTCCCATGTGCGCCTACTACTATTGCAAAGAAGGTAGTAAGTGGATGGGCTATATTCTCAGTACAACAGTTGGTGAAAGTGGAAaagatatggaaaatgtcATAAAGCATATTAAGCAGAATTATGGAAAGGTAAACCTTGAAGATTCTGGTACTCTTGAAGATCTCAAAAGCAAACTTACCAGATATCCACCAGTTGATACAGGACTTGAAACTGAAGATATCAAAGACACTGATAGTGATGGAGTAAAAGAGGAATCTGGAGAAGGTGGAACTCCTCAAAAGACAGACCAACAAACTTCTGGACCTTCTGCAGGAGCTATAGCAGGTTATACTACCACAGGAGGTGTTGTAGCTGCGGAGACCGTAAACTTTGCACTCGACACTGGATGGAGTGTATTTAGAAGGGTAATTCGGGCACTATCCGCTATTGCGTTGTAGAATGTGCTAAAGCACGCTCTCCCCTCTggactcctctcttgttgatgTACTGGAATGCCAGGGCTTATGCAGGCTCTTACTTGGTTCTAGAAATATGAAGAAATACTACTTTGATAGCAATGATAATTTCAATACTCTCGTGGACTCTCCCTATGATTAACACAGATTACTCTGCTTACACTTTCATCATTCTTACATCATATAACATTCACATTCAGACTATTGATTTTGCGCTAATCGCCTTCGTTTATATACCAATAATTTCTATCGCACTTTTGGCAAATCCTATTACCGATCGCATCATGCACTATATGCCGAGCAAATCTGGCGAAGATGATAACAACAAAGTAAAGACATACGTAAGTTTTCCGCTGAATTTAACTTTTATAAACAGACACGAACGTATCCCAGGCTTTGTTTGGTTACAACAATAACTGCACTCGTTTTTTGCATTTATTTGTACTATATTGAGACTCACATACGAAAGAGCCTGAATCTCAGTTTGGAATCATGCAACAGTTTTTTGACAGGTATGACTTGTTCATGATTCTGCATTACATGTTTTTTACGTAACCAATTTATTTACAGCACCGAGACTCAGCTGCGTCTGCGAGACATCAGCAATGATAAGGGGGGCCTATAACGCAAAGTATCATCCAAACACAAGTCTTATACTTTCTCAGACACTTACCTCTGTATTTATGCtgatatttttcatcatatcttcttcctcttggaTTGACAAGTATGtttattattttttatGCATGCATGTACTTTGTTCATctatttcatctttatacACACTTTTGCCTAATAAACATTTTCAGGTACTCCATGTTTGACATTGAGACTTTGAAGCATTACAAATGGATGATTTCCTGCTTTGTGATTCTCACCATTCAAATTGCCAATGTGAGTTTGAGAATCGCTCTCGCGGGTATTTCCGTTGACAGCGAATTGTTAAAGCTGATTTGCAAGGTATCAGCGTCATTGTTGGCCTTTTTGTTGCCAATTGTTCTCTTTGATCATTGCATAAAGTACCTCGTGCAACGAGACAAGAATTCAGAgcaaaagtttttggagCTCCTGTTTTCTACAAGACTGGGAACCTGGAGTCCAAAGTAGGAATTATGGCTATTACCAAACATGGACATGTAAGTCTAAGAATTTCACCATTTTCTATACGCTACGGATTATTTTACACCGCAATGTGTACCATGAGTGAGGAGTAGGCAGTGATTTGTGGACCAATTTACTCATCACTTAGAGCAGGAATGGCATCTTCAATGGATCTAGAGCCTCTATAGACGGGAGAATAGGAGATAATCCACCTCCACTCCTCGATAATCCCTGGTGGATCCACAGGTCCCGTTCACTTTATTTCTAAAACTCTATTTACACTAAAACGGTCGTTTACCGTACCTTCCCTGTATAAACTTTGCATTTATTTGTTTTAATTTCGCAAAAGTTGCCCTTTGGTCACATTTTCGGCTCTTTTTTACCATTCAGCCGATATGCGCGCATAAATGAGACTTTATTTAGTCACAAACTAATTTAGGCCATAAAAGTCCCATTTTCATTCCAAAATTGTACTGTAAGGACCGATAACAGACGTCTGATGGGCAGTTGCGAGGATTTTGCAAGTTTTAAGACCCAAGACCATTAAGACTGCAGATATGAAGCCTAGGTGAGTGAAATATGGAGGATTGGCAAAAGTGGACGAGAAGGGAGACCAAGGTCAAGAAGCCTCCCACCTACCTCTTTTTCCCAAACAGAACACCGGCACAGACGTACATCATTTCAGTCCTTACGGGATGTGCCATCATGGGATTCTCATACGTGCTCCTGGAAAACAGCTCAAGGACCCAGGGGAAAGCTGTAAAGGCCGTTGAAAGAGATCAAATCGCCCAGAGTGACATGCATAACGAGCAAACTGCAATCTTTATGAGGTACTATGACAATAATCGCATAAGAGGACAACGGAGAATTCTCAATTTAAGTGATAAACCGGTCTCTGCCGTTTTGATCACGGATCCAGAGGCCAGGAATCCCGAACCAAAGGGGATAGTAGAATAAAATGTATCATACTGCTATACCTATTTGTTAGTAGTAGCTCTACACCATGTGAAATATGTAGATTTACTCCAAAAATCTCCTCTTCCCGACGTTTTCTATTTCATACTCGAGATCCTTGGAGCAAGTTTATGGCATTGAGCCGAGAGTTCTTGAGCTATCCAGAAAGGTTTCTACCTTTGGAGTATCGCCCATCCATACTCGTTCTTCTTGAATCTCTCAGTATATCACCGGAGCCTGCATGACATTTTGTTCCACCTGACAAGCTGCCATTTGGGTTTATAGCTCCTTGTACGTTCAAATACTTGTGAACTACGAATGCTGTATGTATGACGGGGATTACAAGAGTGGAATAGACTGTAAATTGGTAGTATTTAGACAATGGTATAGAAACCATGGTGGCTTCACCAGAATGATCTATACACACACCATGGAATAGTCACTAAACATCTTCAAAAGGCACCATAGGAAGTTGATGAACCTGGACCAATGGGTGAGTGAATTATGATgaattttggaatattcCAGGTGATGCTCTCCATGAGATATCCATCTTAACCGTCACAATATTACAATTTCCGCTCTCAAATCCCATTGATTTGGGATGGCATGCTTACAAGATGCCATGAAAAGCAGACTAGAAATCCCAGACAGGATACAAGCCTACATGCAGACCAGACTGCTCACTTTAGATTGTGTAACTCATGGTATAtctagaaggtctgaaGATTCTAAACTTATGGAGAGTAAAAACTCATAGGGCTTACAAGAATAGTATGGAATAACCTACATCCAGGGCAGATTAACTAGATACTTGCAACATAGAAAGCAAATGAAGAAGCAGTAAATACAGAGGACACTTGTGATCATCTAAAGCACTCACAAAACCATAGACTAGCTACAACCAGACATCATAACTCTTATCACAACATCTATATAAACGCTTTACATATGGGTCTGTTTAATTCCCGGGAGGCTATGCATGGAACCTGAGTAAAATCTTGCATCCGGTATATCAAACGGTTAAAGATATCTTTGGATGATTCCTGGGAAACATCTGCCTGACCAAAAGTAACTCCTTGGACTTATGGAGAGTGAGAGGCTAGGCTATCTCTAGAGGTACGCAATCCATATAGAATGACATACACATGGGACCGTTTAATTACCATAATTCCATTTATTTTGTCCGAATGCTCTTTAAGGAATAAAATTTGGTCTACACCACAACCTGAGATTTGTGTTATACCAGCAACCCATTTAATGTGGACATTTTGCAAAGCACACTTTATCCAAATAGCCAGTGGAACGACAATATTTTTTGCATCTTACCACAATTCCTTAGGCTCTGCACCTTTCCATCTTGTGCCTCACCAAactttccattccttgcCTACATCCCAAATGCTGCCCCTTGGGACAAATAATTTACACTTGTATGCAATGGTATATTTACTGCAAGATTATACGAATTTCGCTACTACATCTCGTGCTTGTGGAATTGAGGACTAACAAGTTTTGTAGGGAATAGATCACACGGAGGAGATTTGGAAATGGACAAACCCGGGAACAACGACGAGATCTTCAAGACTATACAGGCTTGACTTTGTGCCATTGTTCCGAGATTACTAGTAGTGTAGTTGGTCCATAAGAGATCCAGACAACTACACTGCCTATACTACAAGTACCCCGTCCAGATTAGGGGCTATAGGTAGCGAGTTGGATGCTGAGGAAGGCCCCAAGTTGCAAAGGAACGACTTGGAAAGCCAAGTGTGAAGGATAGTATGAACCTTGTGAAAAGCAGTTTCCAGCTCCATTGCAACGTGAAGATTTCCGTGACAAACTCTTGCACCTGTAAACTTGACTGATGCTACgagatgatgaagaacgGCAAGGATAACTTTTAgccaaagaaggaagatgaagagaCAAAGCACAAAGGAATGAAGCTTTTGGAAAACATTGGATGCTTACTGCTTAAAATAGATCAAGATGTAGACCATTTTCGTTTTTGAGAAACTATTCTCCAGGCTGTATATGAATAGACCTACTCCGCGGTGCAGTTTATTATTCAGTGGATAGAATGATTGgatttaatattttaagTTCATGATTTGATGAATAGTTGATGCACTTTTAATATTCTGTGTAGTTTCTTCCcaagtcgggataattatcaccacttt
This region of Theileria equi strain WA chromosome 1, complete sequence genomic DNA includes:
- a CDS encoding hypothetical protein (encoded by transcript BEWA_022250A), whose translation is MPYASGNVTFGHDAEDGNTYDFSSDGYLPKDQQEFPFFENYGIASAPEKVCNPQIGLSTKEANERIIEILEAVISKYEHRLSKIDALLECFKTDTLLAITSFLLLCFSLVYHAWVFCRNNSFNAHRAIHNNMDGIWQYCLEASFLLPWITLNAYIKVMIRRTKSNRTNERVKEILELYKEQIYLPIHAEFEQKNFTLDPPCSSLVPVYRDFEWVRLPTNVIVTGDVFKLQVGDVFPCDCKRIRFDQGTLEIMDTVFKCGSTCDSVSSEASKSDENRLNESSMVHIDGTFIAQSDACITQLESFLDAKKRSQYKRTRGNGSRMDNVKSTEPDSPMVSGERVSCNPNESNRQAKRKSVWNLDDTTHILDRKITVRSLICYFTVSLLTAVLHVLWRSGKFQTLAIVIARLFICLVFPGFEPIINLCDIWGNVKLQSLFHWYQDQRYKDEINPEQSVSSSSLVSGSSVDSVDTEMAADQIPLSNQLKELSTVFKRGLDGEGSLIKTLSSVTLLCFVDDIGILTEGYASPQEICIVKDPSIEKPSVEGGAGFDSISRTDNFYKGEEGLQTFRGSNDTVSYEKNRFNSLDTSKSSIESSKYKLDPTFPTECPVDHRAHGKVSFDKKYEFERNNSKFSFKDEGYDDKEDLVILDVFSDPGDFGKHYIRLTNSFERSCMPKLRPLTFAMALTQFPRYKALSNLRTPTELLYAYLGRLANSDFTNFTDCQCTLAGSVGLRRSFIRRFRLLRFIVLHDESYGDDGKILLFFFRDFRKQIVQMIVKCDINVILDKHVNFHCNKEIVPVTPNLSRKLKDLSMQWVSSGMSPLAYAYKPIHVEEFNLLMTLVPFVSVYNIRNFDSTRKGAESKRYKTYLRMREDDALGMYYEKSLRLKNLHDNEEVVEDAEHDGNYRRRVLSRYVGEMVTSCIKNSILLGVTASKREFPKEVPNRIKDFHDAGIRFVYFSKHGEKKTRIFGSLLGLETSWNSMISLSASDKTFINQEGRMVLPNGIENIRQHIEEVDDIPLQVSLFYNCTPSNTAEMLNILRDSGETIMCIGGGLTPSNFNLFKEANCSICVALGYHPVCRFCKGKRWEGVAKAHIFDDPVPEFRLSAALTSLPCALQTWQVFRVADPYFVMEMLFEVFKEARHMAMNMQEGGAFIRLAYHALVWMMFVEAALEKPNNGSTTHGYTTGGRTIQVTKSEEPSGSDFYRYTHQDKESGGQEPFNLEKILNDTSSPIPGIPPKGSDDKVTSVSAYYWKYENNGGLPKKLLLIGVTTDMLGTKYYGNRKSDGGNKWIGLGQNSKPELINDDIERTLDDLVCSNCDAVTIDLSKGTSMGGDKPYCCRCKHHSNGSDQRKISVTKGEIRVNGSKSADYYKHEIKNGDKVAKIRYYLDGEGLQKTNDPKKRRRIKIPRLGFPTSRIQAVSAFYCGGNPVLIYVDSGKGHAATGWYHKSTNSNDNGNENWTEVKDLSGVTPETITECNKYNKLAKELSCASEVICLKPPPPTPKEPGHSGSTEASQPGASNASATAGSLDGVQSRGGSGTATIPSPPTITNSESTTTPAAGGVQGPGNDANPSGCDPGIKDPSALVTHCKGKEMSAVLGLQAEVTDETGGKGDATHAGGSQSSEDDDGKNGEIGDSGKGEKGEEGSTGDDQDGPRPTQKDGESAPIVATTTVAATGTTALAGYVSSGVFAGADGGLSFVLSAILYKDKLLPGIIPYPIPVQTVFTYRTYEGKILLIRLQGKGTQTYYFNPDTNEDVEKVIFSKFVVSNTPFDKNDVYEILQNISENSGLDLVKLNQRKNHIAIELLGENDIIFDLTHKPPKHTYISEITNIQLTISSYRDIGGFIKIQHIPTSYTQFRVLGIRLKGSDYMKVKGGFPNYLITEFYVYYGNSDHNHIYPLLIDLKVVPGAIDSSGYIPSRYYITKNTLEGKWDIRKVGSVIDEKTELGQILQNIATNEKLNIVLMGENIKNKLYDIRNGLPIDLTQTTAGDIGYTGTYISDEVYIPYKKETSYNAYSYSIRHAYNIPRFPIKSINTSEGTISGKQLPLLNTMFWKINVYCKSNSYNDPVLIELIGLYNNNRDATESPMCAYYYCKEGSKWMGYILSTTVGESGKDMENVIKHIKQNYGKVNLEDSGTLEDLKSKLTRYPPVDTGLETEDIKDTDSDGVKEESGEGGTPQKTDQQTSGPSAGAIAGYTTTGGVVAAETVNFALDTGWSVFRRTIDFALIAFVYIPIISIALLANPITDRIMHYMPSKSGEDDNNKVKTYTRTYPRLCLVTTITALVFCIYLYYIETHIRKSLNLSLESCNSFLTAPRLSCVCETSAMIRGAYNAKYHPNTSLILSQTLTSVFMLIFFIISSSSWIDKYSMFDIETLKHYKWMISCFVILTIQIANVSLRIALAGISVDSELLKLICKVSASLLAFLLPIVLFDHCIKYLVQRDKNSEQKFLELLFSTRLGTWSPK
- a CDS encoding uncharacterized protein (encoded by transcript BEWA_022260A), whose translation is MEDWQKWTRRETKVKKPPTYLFFPNRTPAQTYIISVLTGCAIMGFSYVLLENSSRTQGKAVKAVERDQIAQSDMHNEQTAIFMRYYDNNRIRGQRRILNLSDKPVSAVLITDPEARNPEPKGIVE